DNA sequence from the Vicia villosa cultivar HV-30 ecotype Madison, WI linkage group LG3, Vvil1.0, whole genome shotgun sequence genome:
GGGGAAAACCCTATCCGAAAAGTAATCAGGTAAAACCAAGCCAAATGGTAAGGTTAAACCACTGCATATATAATTTGGCTATACACAGAAGGCTTGGAACCCAGAAAATGGAAAGTAAATGATAACTAGATTAAAGAATCtgcacatacatacatatatcgaTTGCAAAGATCTAACACCCTCTGGGGGTTGATTAGGCAACCTAGTACAATTCTTCTCCTACACTGCCAGTTGTATGGTTCTATGGCGATGAAGTGCAATATAATTTGAAAGAAATAGACCAGAAATGGGAGATTTGGAAGACAACTAATCAAGAAAGATGGAataatgaattaattaattaattatcaaagTGAAAGACATTGTACCCTGTCTGGGAGATTCCTAGGCAATGGAACTTCAGTAACAAGTTTCACGGGAAAAAATCTCTGAAAAGTAGTATCAGAGGATGATGAGGTCTCTGCCCCATCATGCTGTCCCCGTGAATGGAACTTGGCAAATCTATTGATCACAGAAAATCTTTCTAAATCCTGACACTCTACTCTCAAGTCCAAAATTGAGGCTCTGCTATCCAATCTGCAATTAACAAGATAAAAAATGGTATAAAACAGGCAAGTAGTGTACAACAAAGTTGTAGTTATCGTATAAAGATAAATGAGAACATTGATACGAAATACAACATAATGATAGTAGCAGGCAACCATATTTTAAGGGTAAACATGAAGGATAATTTTTAGCACATGCCTTGCATGGGATACATCACATACAAATACAATCATTATGATAAATTCTTTTAGGTAAATAAAAAAAGTACAAAAGGGAATACAactgaattaaaaaaaattaataacttgTACCAACAAAACATGTATCTCTTTTTCACGACTAATAGATAACTGAGAGCATTTGAGCAGAATAAAAAATAGAGTAACCAACACATACAAGCTATGTTTCAACAATTTCAATTTGTCAGAAGAAGTACATGTCAACCTTAAAGATTTTAATGCCAAAACACCTGCTCAATTGCATTTATACAGACAGACGATCCTCTATGAAATTTATTACTAGTGACAATTATCTAAATCcaggaaaagaataaaagaaaggaTAGAACGTATAAAACACAACATTTTGATATTACCTCAATATATCATCTTCCAGTTTCCTTGTTCTATCAAATAAATCCATAACTTTCAAAATGTAATGATCAACATTGTCAGCTGATGTCCCTTTTTTGGGCAGTCTACAGAAAACACCACACAAATTGTTAAATGAAATATGTATCAGGTGTGCATGTCTCAAGACTTCAAGCCTTTATACAAGCCATTCAAAATAGTAAGACTCATAACCATTATACAAGCCATTCAAAATAGTAAGACTCATAACCATTATACAAGccattcaaaataataataataataataataataataataataataataataataataataataataataataatagtagtagtattagtaatagtaataataattataataataaatagtaataagaataataatccTTACAGGTTTGTGCTGCCCGAAGGCAAAGTATCACATTCAGACCATGAGATAGAACTGCATGCTTCTCCTAATGTTAATCTGGAAACCGAGTAGACCACACTCTCATGATGCAACTTCATATCTTCTACAAGAACTACTGCAGGAGGCGGGCTTAGCAGTTGCTGCATAAGTTGTGTAGTCAAGACAAGTCTTCTTTTTGACTTCAACATCACTGATAGATCTTCAACAGCCCCAGCACCAGCTTCAACCTATTAATTTTAGCAGAGTAAAAAGAACTCGTTAACTAATGAATTTATTAAATTATGAGTTGTGAACTGATAAAATTATAAACAAACCTTCTCAGCCAATCTGTTTGCAGTTCGGGCCCATAATAATTCTGCCGCACTGTCAAATAATAAGGAATATATGTTATCTATCTATAAGAATGAAGTCATGCTAACATAAGAAAAAAAGAAGGTAtctctctttcaaaacaataggGAAAATGTAATATAAGACGAAGAATCTTTCCCAAAACCAACAATGGCAgtaaaaaaatgcataaaacaacTGACAACCACCTGAGATCTCGAAGCCGTTCAGAACCCTGAGTAAGTTCTTTATGCCATGACAGGAGTCCAGATAAGGAACTTTTACGCTTCTTTGAATTAAAACTAAGTAAATCAGGTTCACCCGTAGGAGTCGATAACTGAGAACATACATTCTCGCTTTCAACTGAAGCAGGTATTGGACTATGCCTGGTGCTACTAAGTTGAGCATCACTACGACTATTAACTTGCTCTATTGACTTTTGGAAATGCAGACTATCTGATTGGTTTGGTATAATGAAAGGATGGTCCATAGTCTTCGCAGCAGTTATCTTCTGTGCATCATAAACAGGCAATATCTTACCATTCTTAAAAGCTCCATATTGTTCAAACCACGATGGTGCCATCTGAGGATTTATTGGATAATGACCACTTCTAATAGAAACTGCTTTATTACTATCTGAAACATTAACAGATTTTTCCTGATCATCTCCAATCACCTCCTGAGAAGTTGCATTTATGTCCTGTACATGATGTGGCTTTGCTGACGAGCATAACATACTGGGATCTGATGATGTGATGGAAGAATAATTTCCAGATACATCTTTGACCACATTGTTATATCCATATGACAATTGTTGTTCGTGGTTGGAATCTACCTGCTGTCTGTTTGGCATATTATCTGAAACTCTTAATCTCTTGGCTTCCCGAGTACTAGGATCAATCTCCATGTTTCTCATGGATTGGAATTGATTCAGAGATGAGAAATTGTAATTCAAAACACTGTTTGGTCTTAAAGACTGACCTAGAGCCTCGTCGTCTCTAGAGGTCGCAGCTAGGTTTGGTTGAGAAGCATCGGATACACATTTCACAACAGGGTCTATCAGGTGTGATGGAACTGCAGCCTCTTCAGCACCAATGGAAGATAATTCCTTACCATCTTTCTCTGGACCCTGATCACCTGGATTGCTGAAGTCAGCAATCATTCCACAGTTGTTAATTTGTTTGGACAGTGATGAAATCTTCGAAGCATTAGGATGTTGCCTGCTAGAAACACTGGTCCATAAATTCTGCATAACGTTCAAAGGGGTTCCATGCAGGGATGCACCATATATACCAGAAGGCTGACTGCCATGAATTTGATCTGTACCACTCGGCTGGGACATGTCCTGAGCAGATGCAATTTCAGGTTGACTAGCTTGAGCTCTTTCACCGTATTCATCTATCTGATTCGAGGAAGCCGGCTGATTATTTGTTACTTGTCCACCAAGCTGAGCtatattctgattctgattatggTTCTTGGAGAATGGAAAGCCAGATGTAAAAGCCGGTGGAATGTTCCCCAGCACACTGTACTGAGAAGCCTTACCAAAAACTTGCCCTGTGGTATTAGAAATATTATCCCTATTCTCCTCAGGAGATGACTCTTGAGGAGGAAAAGTCTGGTTAGTAGCTAACCGTGAATGTCCCTTATCCCCTGTCTCAGACATGTGAAGTGCAGTAACACCTGAACCGGATGAGCCATGAGAAAATACCATGGCAGGCCCCTGAGTAGGTGGAGCCAATTGTAATCCAAAGCCCTGAGTAGAAGAACTTTGATTCCTCTGAGGATGTGCAGCAAATCCATCTGAAGATTCAGTTTCAGGCACCCTGGAAGAAAAATTATGGTCAGAGAGGCTTTTGTCTGTCGGAAAGTCACACCCCGACTGATCCACTCAAAACTCAAGAAAATTTGAGATGCAACAATTTTAGCAAACTGAAGTAAACAGTTAAGCTGGGGTCATCTTGTAAACATGaaaaagtatatataatataGTGCATGAAGGAAATAAAGAAAACATGTATACAGATGCTGGTTAGACCAGAAGTTTAGCAAATGAAAAGGTCTTAAAAAATCATGTCATCTTTGCTTATGATTACGAAAAGCGGAATATTTCTACAATAATTAATCATATCATCTTTGCTATGATTACGTAAAGTGGAATATTTCTACAATAATTAACAAGGAAGTACCATATGATGGCTACATTCATATGTTAAAAACGCTAGGAAAATTTAAAACTCAAGTACCTGGGTAAAGCAGTATTCTGCAAGGCATAATTACCGACACTTCTATCCAAAGGAGTCATTGTTTTTGGGATTTGCGTAGGGAGTACGCCTTTTGAAACATTATTATCCAATTTCTCTAACTCACCCTGTAAATCAAGTGCCACTTCAGTCACATTTTAAAGGACATAAACAACAACTGGTTCTCTAAGACATAGAGATAAGCTATTAATGTGACACTAGCATGTATAAGTATAAAACATGGTATCTCAAAATTACCTTCTCTGTTTCACTATAATTCACATCAAAATGTCCATACTTTGATTGCCCAAGAGAGCTATAGATATTTCCCTGATCTTTAAGTCCTCCAAAGTGGTGATGGTTCATAGCTTGTGAATTTATGACCTGTTTGTTTCCATAAGGTTCCACTTCAACACCAAGATCCCCCATCGGATGATACTGAAATTTACGAGTTATCGAAGATCTTTGATGTGCCTGACCAGCTGACTTTGGGCTATGCAAATCATttccatcaaaatttgcattttcTCTCATACTATCATCTCTTGGATGAGAAGGATTAGAtccaagaccatcttctgatttttcaattttattacaGTCTTCCGCATCATCTGCATCACCTTCAAATTTTCCATTCTTAGATGATTCTAAAATTAAAGGGTTCTCCATATGATGCTTGTATTTTCCTGAACCTTCATTTCTTTTATAGCTACCTGCTGACTCTGAATCTCTACATACATCCACGTTAGGGAGCTTCTTGCTGCTTGGCTGGCTGAACCATGCAGGGACCGAATTTGGTAATGCAGCAATACCATTCATACCAGAATCCTCCCGACAAATTTGCATGTTATCAGTAGATTTCTCATGTTCTGACCCAGCAGATAAATTAGCATCAGAATTGGGCTCCCATGAAGCAGGTACCTGGCTCATCTCTTCATGCACAGCTTTCTCGTGATGGTGCTTCAATGAGTTTTCATTTTCTTGGGTTTTGAAAGTAGAACTACGATCCAGTGGGGTTGAGTTTGAAACTTCCCAACCATCAGACTTATTAAATGGACCGCCACTACCACTACATGATGATGTGGTGGGTTGATGTGTCCAATAATCTGATAGAaccttttcatttttttctaaaCCAGAAGAGTTGGTAGTTTTTCCATGTATATGACCAACTTCAGAGAACTGTTTTTGCTGAGGACTGCAATCTAACCACCTGCCTCTTTCTAAATACTGTGGAATTGGTCTCTGAGAATCGGTCTGTAATCTGTCATGCTGTTGATGTGAAGAGTCGGGACCTGACTGATGTAATTCAGAAACACTACAATGGTTTTCAGCTGTTGGGGGCCTACTAACATTGTTGGGCTGAATAAAAGGTCTTGAATTTAAATTGGAAGGTGATTGCAAGTTATTGTTAGCCCAAACGGATTGCTGTTTGCTGCCATCAGTAGTTGAAGGTTGCTCGTTTCCAGATAACTGCCCCGTATTCCGAAAACCTAGACCACTCCACTCCTCCTGGATACCCATGTCACTACTGGATGTTTCTGCTACAGCAGACTGCATAAGCGCACTCCAACTCCCACTCTGAAGGGATGGAAATCCACTAGAACTATCTGTACCATCCAGCATATTAAAGTCACCTATATTCGTACCAAATCCATCCCACAGGCTATCATCTGAGCCAAACAAAATCTTCTCTTCAGTTGGATCTAGTGTAGCTACGTTTTGTGAAGGAGGAACCTGCACTATCTTGTCTTGTGATGATAGCTCTGAAGATCCAGCTAGTTCTTGTTGTCTCCCATTAAAATCTTGCATTGATACAATTCTTTGCTCAGAATTCATTTGCTGCAAGTTTTCCACATTGACTCTACTATTTATACCATGAGCAGTAGGTCCAAACATGCTCTTTTCTTGAATATCCTGTCTTGAAACTAAGGGTCCATCATTTCTGTTACTTTGATCTGAAAACGCATTATATTGGTGAGCTGGGAATGGACTACCACCGGGTGTTATATGAGGCAGTGTAGATTTGTTCCCATGAACATGAGAGTATTGCTGTGGGAAAGAAACTTGAGGCATTGCGGGCTTATCTGCTTGAAAATGATAAAAAAGGTTAGGAGTGCCTCCTGACCCAGATACTGGAACCCCATAAAGAGACTGGTCTCCTCCCTGATTATGAACCAAACCCATCATGCGTAATGCTTGTCCTTGTTCGGAAGATAACATAACCCCATTAGAGGACCCGTGCATAACTGGAGATGCACCACGCTGGAGCCAATTTGCATTACTTGGTGTAACATCAGGCTGCCACATAAAGTTAGATGCCTCATTTACAGGATTTCCATTAATAAGAGATGTGGAATGGCCAGTAACTGTTTGTTTTGAAATAGACTGGGCTGGGGCCATAGAATTATGTTGCTTTGCTTCTAGTTGATGAAATTGTTGCTGCCTTTGAAGTTCTTGCATCTGGTTAAGTAATGCTTGCTGCTGTAATAGATGCATTTCATTTATTCCTGAATGCTGTCTAGGTAAAGGCTGAAGCATTCCATTCTGGCGGCCACTAACTTGCTGTTGACTTCCAAAGAAATCAAAATTGACAGGAGAATCGCCAGCATCATTCCTAGCCAAATTTTTCTTATAAAGCTCAAGACCACTACTCCCTTGTGACTCTGGCATGGGTATTCCTCTTGATAGGCTGTGCCAATCAGATTCTGTATCCATTCCCATAATATTAGATCCACTGTGCCTAGTCTGGAAAACCTGTTGTCCTTGCATGTAGCCACTTACAGCTGCTTGTTGGTTTGGCAGCTGATTTCTTCCAGACTCAGACCTCAAATTTGATTGTGATAGGTTCAGACTATGACGCATATGTGGAGAGCTTATGTGTCCCTGCTCCGAATCTTTGAGACAGGGAAGGAAGTGTAATCAGTAATTAATAAAGACAATCTCAAACAACATTACAAAGTCAAACTTCAGCATCATTGTTTTAGcaagttaaaaattaaatgtataaaaatgAATAATGACGAGTGaaacaattataaaataaatgttGTAGAATCTCTACCAGATTGCTGTTGATTAAAATTCTTCAAATTGGAAATAAAAGGCACACCAGTTGACCTCTGGCTGCCAACCCATATATTATTGTTCAGTCCTGGCCAGTTCCCATCAACCGCTTGTGAATGATACTGTCCCTGGGACAAGTTTTCTTGACCAAAAAAATTATGGACCCTGTCTACTCCTTCGTTTCCAGGCATAGGTAATCCAGCCCACAAACTTTAAGCAGGCAACTATTTAAAAGAATGCTTGACCAAGACACAAATTTTTAACAACCTACGTAGAAGGAAGATGTCCAAGAACACAACTCCGCGCAGCCTCAATTAAAACctgaaaattattaaaatatcccTGCAAGTAAAAAATCCATTTGGTATCAATTAGATACCAGAATAATTGTGAAAAGATATGGAAATACAACAATAATAGACCATACATGGGCACTCTTAATAAAAAATGTATCATATCATTTAAGTGGTCGTAATTTTATACAAGAGAAAAGGGCTAAATATTGGACAGCAACTCTCTTGATGCAAATTAAATAGTAATGAGGACTTCCACGGCAGTGAAATGCAACATGTCTTTCAAGCCAAAAATTTGAGACGCAAAATTAACTcttcataaaaaaatttatacacgAGTTATGAGGAATATGCACAGCGGTGAAATGGAACATGTCTCACAAGCCAGCAATATAAGATACAAAATTAGCTTTTCAAAAAGGAAAGTTCATGATAATCATATAATATTTCTAGCGGAAAAAGTCTAGTCAAAAGCGAAACCTAGTAGGCATACAATCTAGCTATTTGTGCTATGTCATACTTAAACCAAAATTTAACTATTCCTGCAACTTACCATCACACAAGTGGTCACTCGCACTAATTCGTTGAATGGAAAATCAAAGGTACAATTCATTGCAAAATCACAACCAGTTAACATGCCAAGGAGAATCCAAAAACTTCTAATCATTTCATAACACTCCCCTTTGCATGTGTTCACATTTACTTTAACCACATATataaaaagacaaattacactaatcataataatttttttttccataCCCGTCAAATTCATAAGGCAAGCAAAAGCTTCAAATGTTTTTAAAGTGGGAAACCTATTGTTATTACCCAGACTTAAATTAACTAGAGATGATTCATAAATAGAGTATTTACATGAATCAAGTTGTGAGTAGAAGAAAATGGAAGATGGGTGAAGCCATATGAGTTAGCACATTATTCTTTACACCAATAATGTCATGAAAGCATGAAGAACATCAGGAACCATTACAACATTTTTCGCACTTATGTTTTATTTACAAGAGCACCAAGTAGATTTACATATGTGAATTTCTCTCCTCCCTGTCCCTCTAACTCTCTATGTTTGTGTGTGTAGAATAATTTCATCGTGTATCTCTTTCATTTCAAGATATGCAAATATTTAGTGTACATTGAGGTCCAAAATCATTATAACTATGCATGCCAGCGTCACCCGACTTTGTTGAAGCGAAGGCAAACTAATGACAAAATAGAAGAAAAAGTCATACAATTTCTCAATAGATTCATGCAGCCACTTCAAAAAACAAACCAACTAAGTCAGGTGACAAACCCACAACAACAACCAAATAATTAATAATGGGATTGCCCACATGAATCAAACACCATAGTTTTCTATCTTAAATTCATGTGTCTCTAATTAATGAAAGATCATTTAATC
Encoded proteins:
- the LOC131662616 gene encoding uncharacterized protein LOC131662616, whose protein sequence is MPGNEGVDRVHNFFGQENLSQGQYHSQAVDGNWPGLNNNIWVGSQRSTGVPFISNLKNFNQQQSDSEQGHISSPHMRHSLNLSQSNLRSESGRNQLPNQQAAVSGYMQGQQVFQTRHSGSNIMGMDTESDWHSLSRGIPMPESQGSSGLELYKKNLARNDAGDSPVNFDFFGSQQQVSGRQNGMLQPLPRQHSGINEMHLLQQQALLNQMQELQRQQQFHQLEAKQHNSMAPAQSISKQTVTGHSTSLINGNPVNEASNFMWQPDVTPSNANWLQRGASPVMHGSSNGVMLSSEQGQALRMMGLVHNQGGDQSLYGVPVSGSGGTPNLFYHFQADKPAMPQVSFPQQYSHVHGNKSTLPHITPGGSPFPAHQYNAFSDQSNRNDGPLVSRQDIQEKSMFGPTAHGINSRVNVENLQQMNSEQRIVSMQDFNGRQQELAGSSELSSQDKIVQVPPSQNVATLDPTEEKILFGSDDSLWDGFGTNIGDFNMLDGTDSSSGFPSLQSGSWSALMQSAVAETSSSDMGIQEEWSGLGFRNTGQLSGNEQPSTTDGSKQQSVWANNNLQSPSNLNSRPFIQPNNVSRPPTAENHCSVSELHQSGPDSSHQQHDRLQTDSQRPIPQYLERGRWLDCSPQQKQFSEVGHIHGKTTNSSGLEKNEKVLSDYWTHQPTTSSCSGSGGPFNKSDGWEVSNSTPLDRSSTFKTQENENSLKHHHEKAVHEEMSQVPASWEPNSDANLSAGSEHEKSTDNMQICREDSGMNGIAALPNSVPAWFSQPSSKKLPNVDVCRDSESAGSYKRNEGSGKYKHHMENPLILESSKNGKFEGDADDAEDCNKIEKSEDGLGSNPSHPRDDSMRENANFDGNDLHSPKSAGQAHQRSSITRKFQYHPMGDLGVEVEPYGNKQVINSQAMNHHHFGGLKDQGNIYSSLGQSKYGHFDVNYSETEKGELEKLDNNVSKGVLPTQIPKTMTPLDRSVGNYALQNTALPRVPETESSDGFAAHPQRNQSSSTQGFGLQLAPPTQGPAMVFSHGSSGSGVTALHMSETGDKGHSRLATNQTFPPQESSPEENRDNISNTTGQVFGKASQYSVLGNIPPAFTSGFPFSKNHNQNQNIAQLGGQVTNNQPASSNQIDEYGERAQASQPEIASAQDMSQPSGTDQIHGSQPSGIYGASLHGTPLNVMQNLWTSVSSRQHPNASKISSLSKQINNCGMIADFSNPGDQGPEKDGKELSSIGAEEAAVPSHLIDPVVKCVSDASQPNLAATSRDDEALGQSLRPNSVLNYNFSSLNQFQSMRNMEIDPSTREAKRLRVSDNMPNRQQVDSNHEQQLSYGYNNVVKDVSGNYSSITSSDPSMLCSSAKPHHVQDINATSQEVIGDDQEKSVNVSDSNKAVSIRSGHYPINPQMAPSWFEQYGAFKNGKILPVYDAQKITAAKTMDHPFIIPNQSDSLHFQKSIEQVNSRSDAQLSSTRHSPIPASVESENVCSQLSTPTGEPDLLSFNSKKRKSSLSGLLSWHKELTQGSERLRDLSAAELLWARTANRLAEKVEAGAGAVEDLSVMLKSKRRLVLTTQLMQQLLSPPPAVVLVEDMKLHHESVVYSVSRLTLGEACSSISWSECDTLPSGSTNLLPKKGTSADNVDHYILKVMDLFDRTRKLEDDILRLDSRASILDLRVECQDLERFSVINRFAKFHSRGQHDGAETSSSSDTTFQRFFPVKLVTEVPLPRNLPDRVQCLSL